The Chloroflexota bacterium DNA segment ACCCGATATGAAAACTGCCGAAGTGCAGGCGATTTTCGATCAGTTGCGGCCACAGCAGGTGAAATTGATCAAAGCGATTGCTGATCGCCCGCAGGTTGATTCAACGTTCTTGCATCTTGACTATGATGAGCAAAAGCAGTGGGATTTTGGCGTAGAAATTATCACAAAATATGGCTACGACTGGAAGCGCGGCCGCCAGGATAAATCGGCGCACCCCTTCACAACCGGCTTTAGCGTCAACGATGTACGCATCACTACCCGCGTCGATAAGAATTACATCCCAACGGCGCTCTTTGGCACGTTACATGAGTGTGGTCACGCCCTTTATGGCATGGGCACCAATCCGGCTTTCGAGCGCACCCCGATGATGGATGGCGCCTCAATGGCCGTACACGAATCACAATCGCGCACCTATGAGAATCTGGTCGGGCGCTCAATGCCTTTTTGGGAGCATTTCTACCCGCGCTTGCAGGAGCTTTTCCCATCACAATTGGGCAATGTGGATTTAGGCACCTTCTATAAAGGCATCAACTATGTGGAGCCTTCGCTGATTCGTGTAGAAGCCGATGAAGCCACCTACAACCTGCATATTATGCTGCGTCTGGAGTTAGAAATTGCCCTGATGGAAGGTTCGCTGGCCGTCAAGGATTTGCCTGCAGCCTGGAACAGCCGCATGGAAGAATATTTCGGCCTTACTCCGCCCAATGATGCTCAGGGCGTATTGCAAGATGTGCACTGGTCGTGCGGCTATTTTGGCTACTTCCCCACCTACGCGCTGGGCAATCTGATTTCGGCGCAATTGTGGGAAAAACTCAGCCAGGAGATGCCCGACATCGACGATCAGATGCGCCGCGGTGAGTTTGCCAATCTCACCGAGTGGATGCGTTCCAATATCCATGTGCATGGCAAGAAATACAAACCGCAAGAATTGG contains these protein-coding regions:
- a CDS encoding carboxypeptidase M32; translation: MEKKLAKFKQTVAEIFDIYAAAMVLEWDQQVNMPPGGAEQRGNQIATLQGLVHSKTTSKKFGKRLEKLSKYAEELDPDSDDARLIQNVQKFYDTHAKVTPEYTAKFYKTVALAYSAWEEARAESDFGKFQPYLEEIVDLRRQYAEFFAPYEHVYDPLLDVYEPDMKTAEVQAIFDQLRPQQVKLIKAIADRPQVDSTFLHLDYDEQKQWDFGVEIITKYGYDWKRGRQDKSAHPFTTGFSVNDVRITTRVDKNYIPTALFGTLHECGHALYGMGTNPAFERTPMMDGASMAVHESQSRTYENLVGRSMPFWEHFYPRLQELFPSQLGNVDLGTFYKGINYVEPSLIRVEADEATYNLHIMLRLELEIALMEGSLAVKDLPAAWNSRMEEYFGLTPPNDAQGVLQDVHWSCGYFGYFPTYALGNLISAQLWEKLSQEMPDIDDQMRRGEFANLTEWMRSNIHVHGKKYKPQELVQRVTGSKIDPAPYLRYLTTKYSEIYGL